The genomic stretch CCTCTCGCCGAAATGGTATCGAACCGTGAGGTCAAAGCCCTAGCTGCCGTAATCGAATCAAAAATACCGACAGCCAACGTACAAGAGCTAAAAATGTACGTTTTCGCTTACAGGGCAATACGCTGGCAAACCCAAGATGCAGACTCTCAACCCCAGTTCAAGGAAACAAGCAACAAATTAACCGACCTGATTATCTCCTCGATGGAAAACAAACAGGCCTCTCTCACGCTAACCGATCTGAAGACATATCCGATCATCTTAACCTCCTTACAAGAAAACATGAGTAAAAACAATTATTCCCGTTTGGCTGCCATCGGGGAAAAAGTCATCCCGGACTTACCCGACAGCCAAGAAAAAAGATACATACAGAAAACCTACGAAAAATACCGGAAACTCTCTTGTACAAAACCTTAACACGAAAGTAAAACTTAATAAATCATTTCTAATAATTAAGTTGATTGTTGATTATTATTTCTAGTTTGGATGACCGGGGTACAGAAACTTATCACTGTACTCCGGTTTCTATATACACCTTCCCTGCGGCCGCACGAATAATTTTTCCCAATTTCATCCATCATTAGCAAAAATTAATAACTTTGTGAACTCTTGAAAGTGTTTACGTGTTTATGTATATTTTAACGAAAAGATGATGGAACAAAAGAAAAATTCTTACAGCATGGGGATTATCATTATCGGTATCCTCTTCTTTATCTTCGGGTTCGTCACGTGGTTAAATGCCACCTTGATCCCTTATCTTAAAATCGCCTGCGAGCTGCAACATGAATGGCAGGGGTACCTCGTGACCTTTGCGTTCTACATTGCCTACTTTGTCATGGCACTACCCTCATCCTGGGTACTGCGGAAAACAGGATACAAGAATGGTATGATGCTCGGCCTTCTCGTGATGGCCGTCGGCGCATTACTGTTCATCCCTGCCGCAATGACCCGCACCTACGGGTTATTCCTGCTTGGGTTATTCATCATGGGTACGGGACTATCCGTACTTCAAACAGCTTCTAACCCTTACGTGATCGAGCTTGGCCCCGCCGAGAGTGCCGCCCAGCGCGTGAGTATCATGGGTATCTGTAACAAAGTGGCCGGAGCTATCAGCCCGCTGATCCTCGGATCAATCATGCTAAAAGATATTGACCTGCTCGAAGCAAAATTACAAACAATGGATGCCATGCAAAAAGCTGCGGAACTCGACTTTTTGGCCTCCAAATCCATCGTACCATACGTCGTGATCATGGTATCACTTGTCGTGCTGGCACTATTCGTTCGTTTCTCCCCGCTTCCCCAGATCGAGGACCCGGAAGAAGAAGAAGGTAGCTTGCAACACAGCGGGAAATCAAGTATATTCAGTTTTCCCCACCTATGGATCGGGATTGTGACCCTATTCCTGTACGTGGGAGTTGAAGTGATCGCTATTGACACGATCATCGGTTACGCCCAATCCATGAAAATGGATATGGATACCGCCCGGATATTCCCAACTTACGGTATGATCGCCATGATTATCGGTTACATCATCGGAATCATCGCCATCCCGAAATACATCAGTCAGGAAAAAGCCCTTGCTTGCTGTGCTGCCCTAGGAGTTATCCTCGGAATCTGTACCGTCATGTTACCGGGAGAAATCTCCATCTGGTGCCTGACACTGTTAAGTCTGGCAAACTCACTCATGTGGCCTGCTATCTTCCCGCTTGCTATCTTCGGGTTGGGACGTCATACGAAGACCGGATCGGCCCTACTTATCATGGCCATCGCTGGGGGAGCCTTACTCCCTATGTTATACGGTTCATTAACCACTTCTATGGGACACCAAGGAGCCTACTGGATGATGTTGCCTTGCTACCTTTTCATCTTGTACTTTGCGGTAGCCGGACACCGGGTTGGAATCAAACATCTTTATAAAAAATAGTTACAAGTTGCAGGTTTGCAGGTTACAAGTTTATCACTAACCTGCAAACTTGTATTTTGTAACCTGTAACTTGCAACTTATTAACTTGTAACTCGCTGTAAGCGAATCAAATTATGGACAAAACAAAAGCTGCCAAAAACCAGAAATTATTCGGAATTGCCGCCATTGCATTCCTTTCCATCGGAATTGTACACGTGGGCTATAAAGCCTTGGAAATATCAGCCCATGAAGAATGGAGTATGCCATGGTACTTCGCAATCTTCTCTCCGGGATTAGTTTATGTGTTCCCATTAATCGTGTGTATCGTTGCCTATTTCTTCTTCTCGAAAGAATTAAAGAAAAAAGACGAAGAATAATAAAGACCATTTAAAAATGGTCTTTATTATTTTATTCCAATATCACCGTCACCGCTCTCGCCCCGTGCGCCCCGATGACTAGCGCCTGTTCAATATCGGCCGTCTTCGAGGGACCGGAAATGAAACAACCGTACCCGAAATCATCAAAAGCAGGTTGCTTGTAGACCTCATGCATATTATTCACCAGACGATTCCGGTCAAGTAGGATCACCAAGGCCTCGGAAATAAAAAAGAGAGCCTTGTAACGGGTACGCTGGTTAATCCATACCATCCCATTTTCCAGAATCCCGAAATCACCCCGGATCACCCCGACATCCGTACCGTTCAATTCCCGCGGATCATCCAACGTGTCGGGATTCACCGTAGCACATGTAACTTCCGGTAAATTCGACGCAATTGACTTGGCATCGGGGAACACGTTCCGGATTACCTCGTTCACGTCCTGCCCTTTCTCCAACACCACGCAATTTCCTCCCACGGCCTTCATGATCTTCTCGAACTGTACCAGCGGATCAAAAAAAGTCAACGGTTCAAACGTCATCTCCGGTCGTTCCACTTGATCCACCGCATGCTTTTTCAGCCTTACTAAAATATCTTCTTTACTACCCATATTCTAATTTTAGATTTTAAATTTTAGATTCCAGCCACACAAGGCCGACGCCTTTTCAATCGTAAATCGTCATTCATAAATCGTAAATTAATCGGCTTTCAATCCCTTTTTCCACATCTCGTTAAACGTTTCCTTCGCAAACTCCGGAAGTTCCCGTCCGATACCCCACGCATCGAGAGAATTATACAAGACGAACCGGGGCATACGCTCGGCAACACGTCCGGCAGCAATAGCATTA from Butyricimonas virosa encodes the following:
- a CDS encoding sugar MFS transporter → MMEQKKNSYSMGIIIIGILFFIFGFVTWLNATLIPYLKIACELQHEWQGYLVTFAFYIAYFVMALPSSWVLRKTGYKNGMMLGLLVMAVGALLFIPAAMTRTYGLFLLGLFIMGTGLSVLQTASNPYVIELGPAESAAQRVSIMGICNKVAGAISPLILGSIMLKDIDLLEAKLQTMDAMQKAAELDFLASKSIVPYVVIMVSLVVLALFVRFSPLPQIEDPEEEEGSLQHSGKSSIFSFPHLWIGIVTLFLYVGVEVIAIDTIIGYAQSMKMDMDTARIFPTYGMIAMIIGYIIGIIAIPKYISQEKALACCAALGVILGICTVMLPGEISIWCLTLLSLANSLMWPAIFPLAIFGLGRHTKTGSALLIMAIAGGALLPMLYGSLTTSMGHQGAYWMMLPCYLFILYFAVAGHRVGIKHLYKK
- a CDS encoding lactate utilization protein C: MGSKEDILVRLKKHAVDQVERPEMTFEPLTFFDPLVQFEKIMKAVGGNCVVLEKGQDVNEVIRNVFPDAKSIASNLPEVTCATVNPDTLDDPRELNGTDVGVIRGDFGILENGMVWINQRTRYKALFFISEALVILLDRNRLVNNMHEVYKQPAFDDFGYGCFISGPSKTADIEQALVIGAHGARAVTVILE